Proteins encoded by one window of Martelella endophytica:
- a CDS encoding helix-turn-helix transcriptional regulator, with product MKTADGLFPVVKRMATAFGFRHVTFLDFPDSGSEKIVPLVHMTTLPIPLLNVYDAAGLLPTSPIAATARKRPAAPLQWQLQELIDPSDEARAPVRKRMERMRMSMGIICSVPSPQGRLAVLFLGDRRPLTTEEERDLAVLAERAANRFEELSNESSRSHTLLSARELEVVRWSAEGKTSSEIGCIIGLSDHTVNAYLANAIRKLDCVNRTQLVAKAIRLKLID from the coding sequence GTGAAAACGGCCGACGGCCTGTTTCCGGTCGTCAAGCGTATGGCCACCGCATTCGGCTTCCGGCATGTCACCTTCCTCGATTTCCCCGACAGCGGCTCGGAAAAGATCGTTCCGCTCGTCCACATGACAACGCTGCCAATTCCGCTGCTTAATGTCTATGACGCTGCCGGATTACTGCCGACTTCGCCCATCGCGGCGACGGCGCGAAAGCGCCCGGCGGCGCCGCTTCAGTGGCAGTTGCAGGAACTGATCGACCCCTCTGATGAGGCACGCGCCCCCGTCCGCAAGCGCATGGAGCGCATGCGGATGAGCATGGGGATCATCTGTTCGGTCCCCTCGCCACAGGGCAGGCTCGCCGTCCTTTTTCTCGGAGACCGGCGGCCGCTGACGACGGAGGAAGAGCGCGACCTCGCCGTACTGGCCGAGAGGGCGGCGAACCGCTTCGAGGAACTCAGCAACGAATCATCCCGATCGCACACCTTGCTCTCAGCACGAGAACTGGAGGTCGTTCGCTGGTCGGCCGAGGGCAAGACATCGTCCGAGATCGGCTGCATTATCGGGCTTTCGGACCATACGGTGAACGCCTATCTCGCCAATGCCATCCGTAAACTCGATTGCGTGAACCGCACGCAACT
- the putA gene encoding bifunctional proline dehydrogenase/L-glutamate gamma-semialdehyde dehydrogenase PutA has translation MSDSPIFSAPFGGDDDRLIKGMIGRLAALKLDDATIDAEARDMIGAIRDDSNASVGSVEDFMREYGLSTREGLALMVLAEALLRVPDAETQERLIEDKLKEGGWQDHKAHGDRWFVSSSAWALATASRIIKPGETPDSVLRGLAQRIGMPSMRIATRQAMRFLGRQFVLGETMKDALARAKKNEAEGYRHSFDMLGEGARTREDAARYFKSYADAIEALGGYMQKNGKDRTLPDRMGISVKLSAIHPHYLATHREAVMRELVPDLLKLAQMAKAHQLNFTVDAEEADRLELSLDVIAAVFSDPSLDGWDGFGLAVQAYQKRAGAVIDYINDLCERTGRRMMVRLVKGAYWDTEIKRAQERGLDDYPVWTRKPATDIAYLAVAKKMLDSRPRLYPQFATHNALTIASIFAMAGEDRSGFEMQRLHGMGETLYDHLIARKNAVPCRIYAPVGGYRDLLAYLVRRLLENGANSSFVSIVGDKKVPVDTLLERPQDKLKLEDGHSARNRHIPLPKALYADRKNTSGIEFGHRESLAALLKGMGRNDPFVEAVPLVPGLKPTGETKPVHSPSAPSEKVGTIVWAEADAVGPAFEAARKGFQSWSRRPVAERAAALEKMADLIEENRAFLMRLLSDEAGKTLDDGLAEIREAADFCRYYAVQARKMFANPLDMPGPTGEDDRYSWRGRGVFACISPWNFPLAIFMGQISAALVAGNAVIAKPAPQTPLIAFEAIKLLHKAGIPEDVLILLPGGPELGAAITEHPLLAGVAFTGSTATARAINRTLAGKDGPIIPLIAETGGLNAMIVDATALPEQVSDDVVMSAFRSAGQRCSALRVLYVQADIADRLIEMIKGAAAELTLGDPSKCDTDVGPVIDAKQWQMLTDHVAEMRETQTVHLATVAPAVGTFFGPHIVELDKPEALTKEVFGPILHVVRYKAGELDKVCDKISASGYGLTLGVHSRISTTAERIVNRMDTGNIYVNRNIIGAVVGTQPFGGSGLSGTGFKAGGPAYLLRFALEQVVSVNTAAAGGNASLIGISDD, from the coding sequence ATGTCCGATTCTCCCATCTTTAGCGCACCCTTCGGTGGCGACGACGATCGTCTGATCAAGGGGATGATCGGCCGACTTGCGGCGCTGAAGCTCGATGATGCGACGATCGATGCGGAAGCCCGCGACATGATCGGGGCGATCCGCGACGACAGCAATGCCAGCGTCGGAAGCGTCGAAGACTTCATGCGCGAATACGGACTTTCGACGCGTGAAGGCCTGGCGCTGATGGTGCTTGCCGAGGCGCTTTTGCGTGTGCCTGACGCGGAGACCCAGGAGCGGCTGATCGAGGACAAGCTGAAGGAGGGCGGCTGGCAGGACCACAAGGCTCATGGCGACCGTTGGTTCGTGTCCTCTTCCGCCTGGGCGCTCGCCACGGCCTCGCGCATCATCAAGCCGGGCGAAACGCCTGACAGTGTTCTGCGCGGACTTGCGCAGCGGATCGGCATGCCGAGCATGCGGATCGCCACGCGCCAGGCGATGCGCTTCCTCGGCCGTCAGTTTGTGCTCGGCGAAACGATGAAGGATGCGCTTGCGCGGGCGAAGAAGAACGAAGCCGAAGGCTATCGCCATTCCTTCGACATGCTGGGCGAGGGCGCCCGCACCCGCGAGGACGCCGCCCGCTATTTCAAATCCTACGCCGACGCGATCGAGGCGCTTGGCGGTTACATGCAAAAGAACGGCAAGGACCGCACGCTGCCCGACCGGATGGGCATTTCGGTGAAGCTCTCGGCCATCCATCCGCATTATCTCGCCACCCACCGCGAGGCGGTGATGCGCGAACTCGTGCCCGATCTGCTGAAGCTCGCGCAGATGGCGAAGGCGCATCAGCTCAATTTCACCGTCGACGCCGAGGAGGCCGACCGGCTGGAGCTATCGCTCGATGTTATTGCCGCCGTCTTCTCCGACCCCTCGCTTGACGGCTGGGACGGTTTCGGCCTTGCTGTGCAGGCCTATCAGAAGCGTGCAGGCGCGGTGATCGACTATATCAACGACCTCTGCGAGCGCACCGGTCGCCGGATGATGGTCCGCCTCGTCAAGGGCGCCTACTGGGATACCGAGATCAAGCGGGCGCAGGAGCGTGGGCTCGACGACTATCCGGTCTGGACCCGCAAGCCCGCGACCGACATCGCCTATCTGGCGGTGGCAAAGAAGATGCTCGACAGCCGGCCGCGCCTCTACCCGCAGTTTGCCACCCACAATGCGCTCACCATCGCCTCGATCTTCGCCATGGCCGGCGAGGATCGCTCCGGTTTCGAGATGCAGCGCCTGCATGGCATGGGCGAGACGCTTTATGACCACCTGATCGCCCGCAAGAATGCCGTTCCCTGCCGCATCTATGCGCCGGTCGGCGGCTATCGCGATCTGCTTGCCTATCTCGTCCGGCGGCTGTTGGAAAACGGCGCCAACTCTTCCTTCGTCTCGATCGTCGGCGACAAGAAGGTGCCGGTGGACACACTGCTCGAGCGGCCGCAGGACAAGCTGAAACTGGAAGACGGCCACAGTGCCCGCAATCGCCACATCCCATTGCCGAAGGCACTTTACGCCGACCGCAAGAACACGTCCGGCATCGAGTTTGGCCATCGCGAAAGCCTGGCTGCCTTGCTGAAGGGGATGGGCAGGAACGATCCCTTCGTCGAGGCTGTGCCGCTGGTTCCGGGGCTGAAGCCGACTGGCGAGACAAAGCCGGTCCATTCGCCGTCTGCGCCCTCCGAAAAGGTCGGCACCATCGTCTGGGCCGAGGCGGATGCCGTCGGGCCGGCCTTCGAGGCGGCGCGAAAGGGCTTCCAGAGCTGGTCGCGTCGTCCTGTCGCGGAGCGTGCCGCGGCGCTTGAGAAGATGGCGGATCTGATCGAGGAAAACCGTGCCTTTCTGATGCGGCTTCTCTCCGACGAAGCCGGCAAGACGCTGGATGACGGGCTTGCCGAAATCCGCGAGGCGGCCGATTTCTGCCGCTACTATGCGGTTCAGGCTCGAAAGATGTTTGCAAATCCGCTCGACATGCCGGGCCCGACCGGGGAAGACGACCGCTATTCATGGCGCGGGCGTGGCGTATTCGCCTGCATCTCGCCGTGGAACTTCCCGCTGGCGATTTTCATGGGGCAGATCTCCGCAGCCCTTGTCGCCGGCAATGCCGTGATCGCCAAGCCGGCGCCGCAGACGCCGCTGATCGCCTTCGAGGCGATCAAGCTTCTCCACAAGGCCGGTATTCCCGAGGATGTTCTGATCCTCCTGCCGGGTGGCCCGGAACTTGGCGCCGCGATCACCGAGCACCCGCTGCTGGCCGGCGTTGCCTTCACCGGCTCGACGGCCACGGCCCGCGCCATCAACCGCACGCTTGCCGGCAAGGATGGGCCAATCATCCCGTTGATCGCCGAAACCGGCGGCCTCAACGCGATGATCGTCGATGCGACGGCGCTGCCGGAGCAGGTTTCCGACGATGTCGTGATGTCGGCCTTCCGCTCTGCCGGCCAGCGCTGCTCGGCGCTTCGCGTGCTCTATGTCCAGGCCGACATCGCCGACCGGCTGATCGAGATGATCAAGGGGGCTGCGGCCGAGCTGACGCTCGGCGACCCGTCGAAATGTGACACCGATGTCGGACCGGTCATCGATGCCAAGCAATGGCAGATGCTGACCGACCACGTCGCCGAAATGCGCGAGACCCAGACTGTGCATCTCGCCACCGTAGCGCCGGCTGTCGGCACCTTCTTCGGGCCGCACATCGTCGAACTCGACAAGCCGGAAGCGCTGACCAAGGAGGTCTTCGGCCCGATCCTGCATGTCGTGCGCTACAAGGCTGGTGAACTCGACAAGGTCTGCGACAAGATTTCCGCGAGCGGCTACGGTCTGACGCTTGGGGTCCACAGCCGCATCTCGACCACGGCCGAGCGTATCGTCAACCGCATGGATACCGGCAATATCTACGTCAACCGCAACATCATCGGTGCGGTCGTCGGCACCCAGCCTTTCGGCGGCTCCGGCCTTTCCGGAACGGGTTTCAAGGCCGGCGGACCGGCCTATCTGCTGCGCTTTGCCCTCGAGCAGGTCGTCTCGGTCAATACCGCTGCTGCAGGCGGCAATGCCAGCCTGATCGGCATTTCGGACGACTGA